In the genome of Carnobacterium pleistocenium FTR1, one region contains:
- a CDS encoding Ldh family oxidoreductase has product MTNFVEWEFLTEFVEKAFMAYGIPEADAKICTDVLLQSDKKGIESHGVNRFKPIYIDRIKDGIQNPVTEFEIVRETPTTAVVDGHDGMGQVIAHRSMQMAIAKAKKYGMGMVAVKNSTHFGIAGYYTDMAADAGCIGMAGTNARPSIAPTFSVQNKLGTNPLTVSFPTDEDFPFSLDCATSIIQRGKIELYEREGKDTPAGTVVAHDGSAMTDSPTILKALQAGEAALAPLGGIGEELSGYKGYGYATIVEVLSSALQQGNFLSMLSGIGDSGEKIKFHLGHFFIAIDTEAFMGLESFKKTTGDIMRELRAAEKAPGAERIYTAGEKEYLIWQKRKKTGLPVSEPVQKELIAIRDDAGLTDYRFPFEQ; this is encoded by the coding sequence ATGACAAATTTTGTAGAATGGGAATTTTTGACCGAGTTTGTTGAAAAAGCTTTTATGGCTTATGGAATACCGGAAGCAGATGCAAAAATCTGTACCGATGTTTTGTTGCAATCAGATAAGAAAGGCATTGAAAGTCATGGGGTCAACCGGTTTAAACCGATTTATATCGATCGCATCAAAGACGGTATCCAAAATCCAGTGACTGAGTTTGAAATCGTACGCGAAACCCCTACAACGGCAGTAGTCGATGGTCATGACGGGATGGGTCAAGTGATTGCCCATCGTTCGATGCAAATGGCTATTGCTAAAGCTAAAAAATACGGCATGGGTATGGTAGCCGTCAAGAACTCTACCCATTTTGGGATTGCTGGTTATTATACCGATATGGCAGCAGATGCTGGGTGTATTGGCATGGCCGGCACGAACGCCCGTCCTTCTATTGCGCCAACATTCAGTGTGCAAAATAAATTAGGCACCAACCCACTGACGGTCAGCTTTCCAACGGATGAAGACTTCCCATTCTCATTGGACTGTGCTACTTCTATCATCCAACGAGGCAAAATCGAACTTTACGAACGTGAAGGCAAAGATACGCCTGCTGGAACGGTTGTTGCCCATGATGGATCTGCCATGACTGACTCTCCAACGATTTTAAAAGCTCTTCAAGCTGGCGAAGCAGCTCTTGCTCCACTGGGAGGGATCGGCGAAGAACTTTCTGGTTATAAAGGCTATGGCTACGCTACGATCGTCGAAGTTCTTTCATCTGCTCTGCAGCAAGGGAATTTTTTGAGCATGCTGTCTGGCATCGGCGATAGCGGCGAGAAAATAAAATTCCACTTAGGACACTTCTTCATTGCTATTGATACGGAAGCCTTTATGGGTCTAGAGAGTTTCAAGAAAACGACTGGTGACATCATGCGTGAATTGCGTGCCGCTGAAAAAGCTCCGGGTGCTGAACGCATCTATACGGCTGGAGAAAAAGAATATTTAATTTGGCAAAAACGCAAGAAAACGGGTCTGCCCGTTAGTGAACCCGTTCAAAAAGAACTGATTGCGATCCGTGACGATGCCGGATTGACCGATTACCGCTTCCCATTTGAGCAGTAA
- a CDS encoding amidase, whose amino-acid sequence MKRVDRTKDGLYYAKQVQNKQISSKELIEESFRIIEGENPLLNAVTHMRKEKALAEAEKRDFSHQLFGGVPLLTKGIGQALAGEPDTAGSRLLKKDVAQSTNHFVTALEKAGFVVIGQTNIPEFAFKNITESELYGPARNPWNLDHTPGGSSGGAAASVASGMVPIAGASDGGGSIRIPASFTGLVGLKPTRGKTPIGPGVGRSWQGAAISFALTKSMRDTAAMLDVLQVVQPAAAFQTPLFEAGYLNRLLDPQRKIFRIAFSLDSPVQTPVSAEAKKAVLKTVKWLEANGHQVTEKTPEIDGIQLMKSYYAMNSGETTAMMEGIEKKLQRSVTIEDMELVTWVLYTAGKSISAASYSNTLTTWDQAAEVMANFNDSYDLYLTPATAEAAPEVGVQWQDKVILDQMRHIEDYSMDQQQEIVWNMFDKSLTVTPFGVQANLTGQPAISLPVHVTQNGLPLGVQFTAPKGKEEWLLEIGRSLEADGQFS is encoded by the coding sequence TTGAAAAGAGTGGATCGAACAAAAGACGGCTTGTATTATGCAAAACAAGTACAGAACAAACAAATATCTTCGAAAGAATTGATCGAGGAATCTTTTCGAATCATTGAAGGTGAAAATCCGCTGCTGAATGCAGTAACGCATATGCGAAAGGAAAAAGCATTGGCTGAAGCAGAGAAACGTGATTTTTCCCATCAGCTATTTGGGGGAGTCCCATTACTAACAAAGGGGATTGGCCAAGCGCTAGCTGGTGAGCCGGATACAGCTGGATCACGGTTGTTAAAAAAAGATGTTGCACAATCAACAAATCATTTTGTGACCGCCTTAGAAAAAGCTGGTTTTGTCGTGATTGGCCAAACGAATATTCCTGAATTTGCGTTTAAGAATATAACGGAGTCCGAATTGTATGGACCAGCACGCAATCCTTGGAATTTAGATCACACACCAGGCGGTTCAAGCGGTGGAGCAGCTGCTAGTGTAGCGTCTGGTATGGTACCCATCGCTGGAGCAAGCGATGGTGGTGGATCGATTCGTATTCCTGCTTCATTTACGGGGTTAGTTGGTCTAAAACCAACTCGCGGCAAGACACCGATTGGACCGGGTGTCGGTAGAAGTTGGCAAGGAGCAGCGATTAGTTTCGCTTTAACAAAATCGATGCGAGACACTGCAGCGATGTTGGATGTTCTACAAGTGGTTCAACCGGCTGCTGCGTTTCAAACGCCTTTATTTGAAGCGGGTTATTTAAATCGATTACTTGATCCACAGCGCAAAATATTTCGGATTGCATTCTCACTTGATTCACCCGTTCAGACTCCGGTAAGTGCAGAAGCTAAAAAAGCCGTGTTGAAAACCGTTAAATGGTTGGAAGCAAATGGGCACCAAGTAACCGAAAAGACACCAGAAATTGATGGGATCCAATTGATGAAATCTTACTATGCCATGAATTCGGGTGAAACTACGGCGATGATGGAAGGTATTGAAAAAAAATTGCAGCGGTCAGTGACTATTGAGGACATGGAGCTGGTCACGTGGGTCTTGTATACGGCTGGAAAATCGATTTCAGCAGCCAGTTATTCCAATACATTAACAACGTGGGACCAAGCTGCAGAAGTGATGGCGAACTTCAATGACTCGTACGATCTGTATTTGACCCCAGCAACAGCGGAGGCTGCTCCAGAAGTCGGTGTGCAATGGCAGGATAAAGTTATACTTGACCAGATGCGGCATATCGAAGACTATTCAATGGACCAACAACAGGAAATTGTTTGGAACATGTTTGATAAAAGTCTGACTGTTACACCATTCGGAGTGCAGGCCAATTTAACTGGCCAACCAGCGATCAGTTTACCAGTCCATGTAACTCAGAACGGGTTGCCTTTAGGTGTCCAGTTTACTGCACCAAAAGGCAAAGAAGAATGGTTATTAGAGATTGGACGATCATTGGAAGCCGACGGACAATTTAGTTGA
- the anmK gene encoding anhydro-N-acetylmuramic acid kinase AnmK translates to MAFAVGIMSGTSLDGVDAALVEIHGTNTDTTVQLMEFTTYPLSTEIVKKIKDVLSVETSSVDKICSLNVELGYVFSEAAKAVCEKADFALDQVDFVASHGQTIYHLPVPGSHQSASTFQIGESAIIAEETKTMVVSDFRTRDMAVNGQGAPIVPYSEFVLYRDAERTRLLQNIGGIGNVTIIPSGAQIEEIIAFDTGPGNMIIDELCQFFYQEAYDKNGEHASQGIVDQEMLSEMMAHPYIERKYPKTTGREDFGAEYTANLIGQWQNKVAPDDFIATATRFTAQSIAVNISPFIDQQTELIIGGGGSYNPTLVQMIKEQLPEISVLIQEEVGFSSEAKEAIAMTILANQTIHHLPSNVPSATGAMKPVILGKITYYH, encoded by the coding sequence ATGGCCTTTGCAGTCGGAATTATGTCAGGCACATCTCTAGATGGCGTTGACGCCGCATTAGTAGAGATTCATGGAACCAATACCGATACAACTGTTCAATTAATGGAATTTACAACTTATCCATTAAGTACTGAAATTGTAAAAAAAATAAAAGATGTCTTATCGGTTGAAACCTCTTCAGTGGATAAAATTTGTAGTTTAAATGTTGAATTAGGGTATGTCTTTAGTGAAGCTGCTAAAGCAGTGTGTGAAAAAGCAGACTTCGCGCTTGATCAAGTCGATTTTGTAGCTTCACATGGTCAAACGATTTACCATTTGCCTGTTCCGGGATCTCATCAATCAGCTTCTACTTTTCAAATTGGGGAGTCAGCTATTATAGCGGAAGAAACTAAAACAATGGTCGTATCCGATTTTAGAACACGAGACATGGCAGTAAACGGTCAAGGTGCTCCAATTGTGCCCTATTCTGAATTTGTCTTATATCGAGACGCTGAACGGACACGTTTATTGCAAAACATTGGCGGAATCGGAAATGTGACGATTATTCCTAGTGGAGCGCAAATAGAAGAAATTATTGCATTTGATACAGGGCCTGGGAATATGATCATTGATGAATTGTGCCAGTTCTTTTACCAAGAAGCTTATGATAAAAATGGTGAGCATGCTTCTCAAGGAATAGTAGACCAAGAAATGTTAAGTGAGATGATGGCTCATCCTTATATTGAAAGAAAATATCCTAAAACTACCGGAAGAGAAGATTTTGGAGCAGAATATACAGCAAATCTAATTGGACAATGGCAAAATAAGGTAGCACCAGATGACTTCATTGCAACAGCCACTCGATTTACGGCTCAGTCTATTGCCGTAAATATAAGCCCGTTTATTGATCAACAGACAGAACTTATTATCGGAGGTGGTGGAAGTTACAATCCTACTTTAGTTCAAATGATCAAAGAACAGTTGCCTGAAATATCGGTGCTTATCCAAGAAGAAGTAGGCTTTTCTTCTGAAGCTAAAGAAGCGATTGCGATGACTATATTAGCGAACCAGACCATTCATCATTTGCCAAGCAATGTTCCAAGTGCTACAGGCGCAATGAAACCTGTCATACTAGGAAAGATAACGTATTATCATTAG
- a CDS encoding HAD-IC family P-type ATPase: MAKGGVIVRRLNSIENFGSMDTLCTDKTGTLTNGDIQLDGALDWNGQDSERVFRLAYLNAVLQKGMRNSLDETIQKVKKLDIATVQKLDEVAFDFTRRRLSVLYREEGQAKLVVKGAFNSVFEVCRFIEIDGVKRDKGDDLVAELEQRYKSWSEQGIRVLGIAQKTEALPEKVTVADEKDMIFMGFLLFSDHPKEDAISMIQELSRKGVALRIITGDNKLIALHTAQAVGIEITGTVTGKELRVMTEDTLWRKIEHINLFAEVDPNQKERIILALKKKAHVVGYMGDGINDLPALHAADVSISVDNAVDVAKESADIVLMEKSLSVLNRGIEEGRTTFSNTLKYIWVTTSANFGNMFSVAGISLILNFFPLLPKQILLLNFLTDFPALSLSGDSVDEEMVQTPRKWDIKFIQHFMFTFGLVSSVFDYLITFILFSIFRESQGLYQSGWFTFSILTELATLMVIRTQKPFFKSKPAPLLTGSTVIIGVITMLLPYTPLASLFALEPIPFNVIAILILLIGFYIAAMEGTKYFFYRHHRNR, from the coding sequence ATGGCTAAAGGTGGCGTTATCGTACGCCGGTTGAATTCTATCGAAAATTTTGGCAGCATGGATACTTTGTGTACCGATAAAACGGGGACACTCACGAATGGAGATATCCAATTAGATGGTGCACTGGATTGGAACGGTCAAGACTCGGAAAGGGTCTTTCGTTTGGCTTATTTGAATGCCGTTCTGCAAAAAGGAATGCGAAATAGTCTAGATGAAACCATCCAAAAAGTTAAAAAGTTGGACATTGCAACGGTTCAAAAATTAGATGAGGTGGCTTTCGATTTCACTCGTCGCCGGTTGAGTGTGCTTTATCGTGAAGAGGGTCAAGCTAAACTGGTAGTAAAGGGAGCTTTTAACAGCGTGTTCGAGGTTTGTCGTTTTATCGAGATCGATGGCGTGAAACGGGACAAGGGCGACGATCTTGTAGCGGAATTAGAACAACGCTATAAATCCTGGAGCGAGCAAGGCATACGCGTACTAGGTATTGCTCAAAAAACCGAAGCACTCCCAGAAAAAGTGACCGTAGCTGATGAGAAAGACATGATATTTATGGGGTTCCTTCTTTTCTCCGATCATCCTAAAGAGGATGCAATTTCAATGATACAAGAATTATCAAGAAAAGGAGTAGCCTTACGGATCATTACGGGGGATAACAAGCTGATTGCTCTACACACGGCTCAAGCGGTAGGGATAGAGATAACCGGAACGGTAACAGGCAAAGAATTAAGAGTGATGACTGAAGATACGCTTTGGAGAAAGATTGAACACATCAATCTTTTTGCTGAAGTGGACCCTAACCAAAAAGAACGCATCATTTTGGCCTTAAAGAAAAAAGCACATGTAGTAGGCTACATGGGAGATGGCATCAATGATTTGCCAGCTTTGCATGCCGCTGACGTGAGTATCTCAGTCGATAATGCTGTGGATGTAGCAAAAGAATCGGCAGATATCGTGCTGATGGAAAAAAGCCTCTCCGTATTGAACCGAGGAATCGAGGAGGGACGGACTACTTTCAGCAATACCTTAAAGTATATTTGGGTAACAACGAGCGCTAATTTCGGCAATATGTTCAGCGTAGCGGGAATTTCCCTGATTTTGAACTTTTTCCCATTGTTGCCAAAACAGATCTTACTGCTTAATTTTTTGACCGATTTTCCTGCGCTTAGTCTTTCTGGAGATTCAGTCGATGAAGAGATGGTGCAAACCCCACGTAAATGGGATATTAAATTTATTCAACATTTCATGTTTACTTTTGGCTTGGTTAGTTCAGTATTTGATTACCTTATTACATTCATCCTATTTAGTATCTTTCGGGAGTCTCAAGGGCTTTATCAAAGCGGGTGGTTCACTTTCTCCATTTTGACGGAATTAGCTACATTGATGGTCATACGGACGCAAAAACCTTTCTTCAAGAGTAAACCGGCTCCTTTGCTTACCGGTTCAACGGTGATCATAGGAGTCATCACCATGCTGCTTCCCTATACTCCATTAGCTTCCTTATTTGCACTTGAACCGATTCCGTTCAATGTAATTGCCATACTCATACTGCTGATTGGTTTTTACATTGCTGCTATGGAAGGGACTAAGTATTTTTTCTATCGGCACCACCGCAATCGCTAG
- a CDS encoding sigma-70 family RNA polymerase sigma factor: protein MIRTLSEDKERAFFDQHSKIVHGVLKKLNVSWRHADYDDFVQQGLLKLVEAYETFPEDLEQEEFLYQFTGFAYTKVRWHMLDLLRKQQRKWEREMPWPEHLESNRPDTQVPFEQAYQEMDLLKEMLPLLTKNEQAYLLDAVVNQLSVTEIAKKQAVSRKTVYQWKKRVAEKLNHFLLILKN from the coding sequence ATGATAAGAACCTTAAGCGAAGACAAAGAACGAGCTTTTTTTGATCAACATTCAAAAATCGTCCACGGGGTACTGAAGAAATTAAATGTAAGCTGGAGGCATGCAGATTACGATGATTTCGTGCAACAAGGATTGTTAAAACTTGTAGAAGCTTACGAAACATTTCCGGAAGATTTGGAACAAGAAGAATTCTTGTATCAATTCACTGGTTTTGCCTACACAAAAGTCCGCTGGCATATGCTTGATCTATTGCGAAAACAGCAGCGAAAATGGGAGCGCGAAATGCCTTGGCCAGAACATTTAGAGTCCAATCGACCAGATACGCAAGTGCCATTTGAACAAGCGTATCAAGAAATGGATCTATTGAAAGAAATGCTGCCGCTGTTAACTAAAAATGAACAAGCGTATTTATTAGATGCTGTTGTCAATCAGTTATCGGTCACCGAAATTGCCAAAAAACAAGCAGTGAGTCGAAAAACCGTTTACCAATGGAAAAAGCGAGTAGCTGAGAAGCTGAACCACTTTTTACTTATTCTGAAAAACTAA
- a CDS encoding MurR/RpiR family transcriptional regulator, whose translation MIRNNILGRIKSVLDDLPNSERKIGEYILKNPEETIKMTTAQLGIAADSNSTAVIRLCNRIGVNGFTKLKVNLSAEIVSVDESGYAEIEAEEKSSTIKSKLLANAFKSMEETISLMNEFDIERVVELIEAASMVYVYGVGNSRIIAENMVQKWSKVGKIFICPTDNHQLVSMLGATPKNALFFGISNSGETKEIIELIKLAKKKSIKTIGLTQFGQNSISNRADYTIQTVKKIETNNQFISSSLHAQMIAIDVLFYSFLSKNYIAVTEKMKLSKEEMDQYKKR comes from the coding sequence ATGATTAGAAATAATATTCTAGGTCGAATTAAAAGTGTCCTTGATGATTTGCCTAATTCTGAAAGAAAAATTGGCGAGTACATTCTTAAGAATCCTGAAGAGACCATTAAAATGACAACAGCACAACTGGGAATAGCCGCAGATTCAAATTCGACGGCTGTTATTCGGCTGTGTAATCGAATTGGTGTTAACGGATTTACAAAACTAAAAGTAAACTTATCTGCAGAAATCGTATCGGTGGATGAATCTGGTTATGCGGAAATAGAGGCAGAGGAAAAAAGCAGCACGATCAAAAGCAAACTATTAGCTAATGCCTTTAAATCAATGGAAGAAACCATTTCATTGATGAATGAGTTTGATATTGAACGTGTCGTAGAATTGATTGAAGCTGCTTCTATGGTTTATGTTTATGGTGTTGGAAATTCAAGAATCATTGCTGAAAATATGGTGCAAAAGTGGAGTAAAGTAGGGAAAATATTTATTTGTCCAACTGATAATCACCAACTGGTATCCATGTTAGGTGCAACTCCAAAAAATGCTCTTTTTTTCGGTATATCTAACTCAGGAGAAACAAAGGAAATTATCGAACTGATTAAATTAGCTAAAAAAAAATCCATAAAAACTATTGGATTAACTCAATTCGGACAAAATAGTATATCAAATAGAGCCGATTACACAATTCAGACTGTCAAAAAAATAGAAACGAATAATCAGTTTATTTCGAGTTCCCTACATGCTCAGATGATTGCAATTGATGTATTATTTTACTCATTTCTGTCTAAAAACTATATAGCAGTTACTGAAAAAATGAAACTATCAAAGGAAGAAATGGATCAATACAAGAAGAGATAG
- a CDS encoding helix-turn-helix domain-containing protein: MKEINVPIGSTLKKIRENKGYTQKEISDHTMARSTYTKFENDDITPTLSKYLAILDHMDMSHEEFIYLLNDFELGQKETISYLFKQLERNPTRELVKEILEKGEKLAKERYDQLILDMLNACRGYLVLFEEQDLTKAKVYAQKVWDRMETLDKWYLAELHIINSILYLFDSETAALLTERALVTLNQYYHLEEAKNLKISFLLHLTNLLMMDQKYERALFYIKQLEVESSRMDFSVMFAVALVRKEVCMTKIGDTSEPGLIDRAIRIFDSLGKQSLKELVETDPENFFNLYSNYPLDKIQNELLAH; encoded by the coding sequence ATGAAGGAAATAAACGTACCCATTGGTTCAACACTAAAGAAAATCAGAGAAAATAAAGGGTATACGCAAAAAGAAATTTCAGACCATACGATGGCTCGTTCAACGTATACGAAATTTGAAAATGATGATATCACACCTACGCTTTCCAAATATCTCGCCATATTAGATCATATGGATATGTCCCATGAAGAATTTATTTATCTTTTAAATGACTTTGAATTAGGACAGAAAGAAACGATTTCTTATTTATTCAAACAATTAGAAAGAAATCCAACGCGTGAATTGGTCAAAGAAATCCTCGAAAAAGGCGAAAAATTAGCAAAGGAACGTTATGATCAATTGATTTTAGACATGCTGAATGCTTGTCGTGGCTATCTCGTTTTATTCGAGGAACAAGACTTAACTAAAGCAAAGGTCTATGCTCAAAAAGTGTGGGATCGGATGGAAACGTTGGATAAGTGGTATTTAGCTGAATTGCACATTATCAATAGTATTTTGTATCTATTCGACAGTGAAACAGCGGCTTTATTAACGGAAAGAGCTCTTGTAACGTTAAATCAATACTACCATCTTGAAGAAGCTAAAAACTTAAAAATCAGTTTTTTACTGCATTTAACAAATCTACTGATGATGGACCAAAAATACGAACGAGCTTTGTTTTACATCAAGCAATTAGAAGTAGAAAGTTCTCGTATGGACTTTTCGGTGATGTTTGCAGTTGCATTAGTCCGCAAAGAAGTTTGCATGACAAAAATCGGTGATACTTCTGAGCCGGGACTTATTGACCGTGCGATTCGTATTTTTGATAGTTTAGGGAAACAGAGTTTAAAAGAATTAGTTGAGACTGATCCAGAGAACTTTTTCAATCTTTATTCAAATTACCCTCTCGATAAAATACAAAACGAACTTTTAGCCCATTAA
- a CDS encoding NAD(P)-dependent malic enzyme produces MDNKKEALAKHYEWNGKIEVTSRVPLDTREDLALAYTPGVAEACLAIEKDPDEAYKLTRKNNLVAVITNGTAVLGLGAIGPAASMPVMEGKCVLFKAFAGIDAFPLSIQSRDVDIIVQTIEQISGSFGGINLEDIAAPECFEVERRLKASLDIPVFHDDQHGTAVVVAAGLINALKLVDKSFASIKVVVNGAGSAGIAVAKHLLNFGVQNLILSDKSGILASDTPNLTSEQQYMMTLTNLTNQHGDLTLALRDADVFIGVSAGNILKPAMIQDMKPQPIVFAMANPVPEIMPELAAMSGVAVLGTGRSDYPNQVNNVLAFPGIFKGALSVRASDINEAMKVAASHAIASLITSDELKADYVIPDALDPRVCPAVAKAVKEAAIETQVNRI; encoded by the coding sequence ATGGATAATAAAAAAGAAGCGCTCGCAAAGCATTACGAATGGAATGGAAAAATTGAAGTCACAAGCCGCGTCCCACTCGATACTCGGGAAGATCTAGCCTTGGCCTATACGCCTGGCGTGGCCGAAGCTTGCTTAGCTATTGAAAAAGATCCTGATGAAGCTTATAAATTGACGCGGAAAAACAATCTAGTAGCGGTCATCACTAATGGAACGGCTGTGCTTGGCCTAGGTGCTATCGGTCCAGCAGCTTCAATGCCAGTGATGGAGGGCAAATGTGTTTTGTTCAAAGCCTTTGCTGGTATTGACGCCTTCCCTCTTTCGATTCAATCAAGAGACGTGGACATCATCGTGCAAACGATCGAACAAATCAGTGGCAGTTTTGGTGGCATCAACCTGGAAGATATTGCAGCTCCTGAATGTTTTGAAGTGGAACGCCGCTTAAAAGCTTCACTGGATATTCCCGTTTTTCATGACGATCAACACGGAACAGCCGTTGTCGTTGCTGCCGGATTGATCAATGCTTTAAAACTAGTTGATAAATCCTTTGCCAGCATCAAAGTCGTTGTTAACGGAGCAGGGTCAGCGGGTATCGCTGTTGCAAAACACTTGTTGAACTTTGGAGTCCAAAATCTGATCTTATCGGATAAGTCTGGCATTTTAGCTAGTGATACACCTAACTTAACAAGTGAACAACAATACATGATGACCCTGACCAACTTAACGAATCAGCATGGCGATTTGACTTTAGCTTTAAGGGATGCGGATGTTTTTATCGGTGTTTCAGCTGGGAATATTTTAAAACCGGCTATGATCCAAGACATGAAGCCCCAACCAATCGTTTTCGCTATGGCCAATCCTGTTCCGGAAATTATGCCTGAACTGGCAGCAATGTCTGGTGTCGCTGTCTTAGGAACTGGGCGCAGCGATTATCCGAACCAGGTCAATAATGTGTTAGCTTTTCCCGGGATATTTAAAGGCGCACTCAGCGTTCGAGCTTCTGATATCAATGAAGCCATGAAAGTCGCCGCTTCCCACGCGATTGCTTCGCTGATTACCAGTGATGAATTAAAAGCGGACTACGTGATTCCTGATGCTCTAGACCCAAGAGTCTGTCCTGCCGTGGCTAAAGCTGTAAAAGAGGCCGCTATTGAGACACAGGTCAATCGTATTTAG